The Thiovulum sp. ES genomic interval AAACGAATGCTTCTGGGCAATTTTCAACAGCTTGGGGACAAGATACAAATTCATCTGGAGCTTTATCAACAGCATGGGGTTCTGAAACAAATTCAACAGGAACTTTAACGACGGCTTGGGGTCAATATGCAAAATCAACTGGTTTTGTTTCGACAGCATTTGGTGTTTCAACAAAATCTTCTGGATATGGTTCAACAGCTTTTGGTCTTGGGACAGAAGCTGTTGGAACTGGAACAACTGCAATTGGAACATTTAACACAGTGAATAATACAGATGCTCTTTTTGTTGTTGGAAATGGAATGGGAAATACAAGATCAGATGCTTTTGAAATCGACACAAGTGGAAATGTAAGAATTTCTGGAAAACTCTTTGTTGGTGGCGATGAGGTTTCAGCTTCTGGAACTTCAAGTAGTTCAACTGATCGGGACACTATTTTAAATGCAGATACTCCAACAATTTCAGGCGGAAATGCTCTTGCTTGGGGTTATCAAACAACTGCTTCTGGTGGAATTTCAACAGCTTGGGGACAAACAGCTAAAGCAACTGGAGGACTTTCAACTGCTTTTGGTTTGGATTCAAATGCCTCTGGTTTAATTTCAACAGCTTGGGGAATGGAAACAAATGCTTCGGGACAAACAGCTACTGCTTGGGGATACAGAACAAAGTCAAGAGGTCAACTAAGTACAACTTGGGGAATGGAAACAAATGCCTCTGGAAATCAAGCCACAGCTTGGGGAACTTCAAATAGTGCTGTTGGAAATAGTGCGACTGCTTGGGGTCAAGACACAAAAGCAATTGGAGGAGTTTCAACAACTTTTGGTCTAGGAACTTATGCAAGTAGTCAAGGAGCAACAGCTTGGGGACAAAACACAAAATCAACAGGAGAAGTTTCAACAACTTTTGGTCTAGAAACTTATGCGAGTAGTCAAGGAGCAACAGCTTGGGGGCAAAACACAAAATCAACAGGTTATTTTGCTACGGCTTTTGGTACAAATACAAAAGCAACGGCTGATAGTTCAACAGCTTGGGGAATGGAAACAAATTCAACTAATACAGCTTCAACTTCTTGGGGTGTTAGAAGTGTTGCTTTAAAAACTGGTTCAACAGCTTGGGGACAATATTCAAAAGCTGATGGAAATTATTCAACTGCTTTCGGTGTTGGAGCAAAAGCCTCAGGAAAAGTAGCTACTGCAATAGGTTTTAAAACAAATGCTTCTGAAGACTTTTCAACTTCTATTGGATACGAAAATAATGCTTCTGGATTAACTTCAATTGCTTTAGGTTCTAATACAGAAGCAAAAGGGTTAATGGCTATTTCGTCTGGAGTTGAAACAAAAGCTATTGGAAATTTTTCAACAGCCTTTGGTAGTGGAAGTAGAGCATTTGGGGATTTTTCAACAGCTTTTGGAAGTGAAACAAGAGCAATCGGTAATTTTTCAATGGCTTGGGGAGGTAAAACGGAATCTTCTGGGGATTTTTCAACAGCTTGGGGATTGGAAACAAATGCTTCTGGTTATGCTTCAACATCTTTTGGAGTTTATACAAATGCAGAAGGAAATTATTCAACAGCTTTTGGTTTTGGTTCAAAAGCGAATGGAATTATGGCAACAGCTTGGGGACTTGAAACAAATGCGTCTCAACAGAGTGCAACAGCTTGGGGAAGTAAGACAAAAGCACTTGGAAAATTATCCACAGCTTTTGGTAGTAAAACAGTTGCATCTGGAGATTTTGCCACGGCCTGGGGTGGAGACTCTCAAGCGAAAGGTTACAATGCAACGGCTTGGGGATCAGGAACACTTGCAGAGGGGAATGGTTCGACTACTTGGGGAACAAGAAGTAAAGCATATGGTGTTGGAGCTACAGCTTGGGGTAAAGATACAAATGCAAGTGAAGAATTTGCAACAGCTTGGGGATTGGAAACAAATGCTTCTGGTCTTGTATCAACTGCATGGGGTAAAGATACAAATGCTTCTGGAGTTCTTTCAACAACATTTGGATTTGCAACAAAAGCAATAGGTAAGATAGCTACAGCTTGGGGCGAACAAACGATAGCTTCTGGAGGGACATCAACTGCATGGGGTGAAGAGACAAATGCTTCTGGGGGTTTATCAACAACATTTGGATTTGCAACAAATGCTTCAGGAGAAGGTTCAACAGCTTGGGGATCGGAAACAAATGCTTCAGGAGTTCTTTCAACAGCTTGGGGATCGGAAACAAATGCTTCAGGAGTTCTTTCAACAACATTTGGATTTGCAACAAAAGCAATAGGTAAGATAGCTACAGCTTGGGGCGAACAAACGATAGCTTCTGGAGGGACATCAACTGCATGGGGTGAAGAGACAAATGCTTCTGGGGGTTTATCAACAACATTTGGATTTGCAACAAATGCTTCAGGAGAAGGTTCAACAGCTTGGGGATCAGAAACAAATGCTTCTGGATATATTTCAACTGCTTTTGGTAGAGATGCATTTGCTTCTGGATATATTTCAACTGCTTCTGGTCAAGATACAGTTGCTTCTGGGGATTTATCAACTGCTTTTGGATTGGGAACAACTGCTTCTGGGGATTTATCAACTGCTTTTGGATTGGGAACAACTGCTTCTGGATACAACTCAACAGCATTTGGTCAAGATACAACTGCTTCTGGTGAAGGTTCAACAGCTTTTGGTGTTAGAACGAAATCTAATGGAGAAGTTTCAACAACTTTTGGATTGGGGACAACTGCTTCTGGTGAAGGTTCAACAGCTTTTGGAATAGAAACATTATCCACTGGATATTCATCAACTGCTTTTGGATATGGTTCAGTTTCTGATAAATCAAACATGTTTAGTGTTGGACGGTATAACAATTATTCTGGTTTAACAGACCCTCTTTTTGTAGTTGGTAATGGTATCGGAGATGAACAAGGAGATCGAAGTAATGCTTTTGTTGTTTCTGGAAATGGAAATGTTTGGGTTCAAAACACAGTTACACAAGCTTCTGACCGTCGTTACAAAGAGAATATTCAACCACTGGAAAATGCTTTGAAAAAAGTTCAAGGAATTAACGGAGTTTTCTTTGATTGGAAAGATAAAAGAGAAGAGAATAGAAGTTTTGGTGTAATTGCTCAAGATGTCCAAAAAGTTCTTCCTGAACTTGTTCATGAAGATTCTCACGGATATTTATCAGTTTCATATTCAAAAATGTCTGCTCTTCTTGTAGAAGCTGTCAAAGAACAACAAGAAGAAATCGATGAAAAAAATCTTGAAATTTCTGAACTGAAAGAAGAAAATAAGAAACTCAAAGAGAATCAAGAGAAAATTATGAAAGCTCTTCAAAATCTTGGAATTGAGTTTTAAAAATGAAAAAAGTCTTACTGTTATTTTTTATAACAGCTCTCCCTCTTTTTGGGAGTGATTTAAATTACACAATTGAACATTTAAGCGATGGAACAGAAACCGAAGCAAAAACTCTTCTAAATAAAGATGGGTATCAAATAAGTATTGAAAGAGATGAAAATAGTTTTTATGGAAACTATCAAATAGGTTCAGCTGGAGAATATTTTCTCTCTTCAATTGAATACAACACACCTCCAGAAATAAATATTTCTGATTCAATTACCCTATTAGAAGACACATCCCAAAAAATTCCATTTTTATTTTTTGATGCAGAGGGTGATGAGTTAAATATAACTGTTTCAAAAAATGGTTTTAAAGGTTACTTATCAATAGAAGATGAGTATCTTATTTATTCTCCTTTCAACAATTTAAATGGAAGTGATTTTGTAACTCTTCAATTTGATGACGGTTTTGATGAAGTCATTGAAAAAAATATTTCAATATTTATACAGGGAATTGATGATTCTCCAGTTTTAGCAGATATTTCAGATATTTCAATGGAAGAGGATTCTGGTGCAAAAACAATTTCTCTTTCTGTTTCAGATGTTGATTCCTATGGCACTCCTACTTTTTTTATAACTTCTAGTAACTTAGATATTGCAGAAATAAGTGTTATTGGAAATAATTTAAAAATAACTCCAAAAGATAATAAGTTTGGTAGTTCTACAATTGGTGTTACAGCATATTTAGGAGGCTCTTCCAGTTCAACAGAAAAATTTAATTTAAACATTTTACCTGTTGATGATGATCCAATTTTAAATAATATTTCTGATATTGAAATTGCAGAAGACTCAGAAGAGAGAACGATTCTTTTCTCTTTAACTGATAAAGATTCAGATATTTCAAAAGCAAATTATTCATTTGAAGTAAGCAATACAGAAATTCTCAATGTTGTTTTATTTGAAAGTAGCCTAAAAATAATTCCGAAAGAGAATAAATTTGGTGAAACAGAAATTACATTAACAGCTTCTCTTGATGGTAAAACAGTTTCAGATAATTTTACAATTTCAGTTTTATCAGTTGATGATATTCTAGTTTTAGATGAACTATCAGATGTAATAAGAGATGAAAATAGTGTAACATATTTTGTACCAATTTATATTTCAGATTTAGATTCTAATATTGCAGACACTGAATTTAGTATTAATTCTACAAACCCAGAAGTTGCTGATATAAAGATTTCTGAAAATGGAATTGAGATAACTCCAAGAGAAAATATGTTTGGTGAAACAGAAATTACATTAACAGCTTCTCTTGATGGTAAAACAGTTTTAAAGAATTTCAAATACACAGTCATAGGATTCAACACTGCTCCTGTAATTTTTGAACTGGACAATTTAAGTTTTGAAACATCAGTTTCAGAAAATATAGAAACAGTGTCAGTTAAAATGGAAGATGATATTGGAATAGCAAAATTCTCTGCTGTATCTTCAAACCCTGAAATTATTTCTGTTGAAACAGATTTAGAAAAATCAGAAATCTATTTAAGAATTTTAAAAGAAGTGGTTGGTGAAATAGATATTACAGTTATTGCAGAAGATTCTGAAGGTGAAAGAACAAGCAAGGTATTTACTGTCAAAATTTATCCAAATCAAGCACAGATTTGTCTTGAGAGAGCAAAAACAGAACTCGATTTTTCAAAAATAAGTGGTGAGAATAGTTCTCAAAATTATATTACAAAAGATTTGAACCTCATCGAAATAATGGATGATTGTGATGAAATTGTTTCGATAAATTGGGAGAGTTCTGAATCAAATGTTATTTCAGATAGTGGAAAAGTTGTAATTAATAAAGAGAAGGATTTTATTGTTCAGCTTTCTGCAAATTTGGAAAGTGCTGATTTTACAGCTGAAAAAAGATTTCTCTTAACTGTTCCAAAAGAAGAGTTTTCTGATGAGGTTCTTCTTGAAAAAGCAAAAGAAAATATAACTTTTGAATCAATAAGAGAAAAAAATAGTATGCATCATCAAATTTATTCAGATTTAAATCTCTATGAAATTGGAAGTTTTGATACAGAAATATCTTGGAATAGCTCTCCTAATATAATTTCAGAGAGTGGATCTATTCTTAGGAACAGTAATGATACTCCAGTAATTCTCTTTGCAACGATTACAAAAGGTGAAATTTCAACTCAAAAAACTTTCAATTTAGTGGTTAAGAGTCTGAAAAGTGAAGATTCTGATATTGTCTCAGATGATTTTGATTGGCTGACAACTTCTAAAATTTTAGGTTTAAATCGAAATAGTGAAAATATAAAAACAAACCTCTCTCTCTATTCAACAGGTGTTAATGGTTCTGATATTCTTTGGACAAGTTCAAATGATCAAGTTATAACAACTTCTGGAACTATTTTAAGAGATAGTAGTAATGATACTTATGTTCAATTAATTGCGAATATTAGCAGAGGAGATTTTTATAAGCAAAAAGAGTTTTTATTAAAAGTTCTAAAAGAAATTCCTGAAGATGACAACACAATGTACTCTTTTAATAGGATTGAGAGTTCTAGCGAATTAGATAAAAAAATAGTTACTCTTTTTGCAAAAGATTTAAATTCAAGTCAAGAAGTCGAATCAACAATAGAAATATCTTCAGCGATCCTGTCCGAAACATTTATAGATGAAGATACCTTAAAAACATTTATCGAGGGAAATTCTTCGACTTCAACTATCTATTTAAATAGTGATGGAACAGTTGAGACTCGAATTGAAACTACAAACGGAACAAATGATATTTTTGTAAAAGCTGTTGGTGGAAAAATTGAAATAGATCAAAATGGAACAATTCTTATAGATAGTTTAGGCAGAGATGTTTTTGTTGAAGAAAACGGTGTCATACAACACTCTGTAAATAAAACAGTTGCAACTTCTAAATTAGTTGGTAGTTCAGTTCTAGTTTCAGAAGACAATATTCAAACAAGTTATCAATCAATTTCTGAGAATGAAAGTAATAAAGTTATTTTAAAAGCTCTTGTTGAAACAAGTAATGACGAAAAAACAAAAACATCTTTCACTATTATAAATTTAGAAAATGGTCAAAAAATAGAGTTAGACCAGACTCTTTCAGATAAATCACATTTTTCTGAAGATTCTAAAATTGAAATAAACAAAAATATAAACGGTGAAATAGAAATTACAATTAAAACTAAATTGGTGGATAATTTATTTATTGAATAACTTTTGTCGGAGAAATCCGACAATTTTTTACAAAATGTAGTGTGCGATGTCTTCGTTTTCGTAGAACTCTTTTAGTTCAGTCTCGACCATCTCTTTTGTAACTGTAACTTTTGTTCCGCTGTGTGTTTCCGCCTCAAAACTAATTGGTTCAAGAACTTTTTCAATAACAGTATGAAGTCTTCTTGCCCCAATATCTTCACTTTTCTCATTTGCTTGTTGAGAAATTTTTGCGAGTGCTTGAATCGATTCGTCAGAAAATTCTAACTCAACATTCTCAACTCCCAAAAGTGCTTGATACTGTTTTAAAAGTGAATTTTTAGGCTGAGTCAAGATTTTGTAAAGAGTTGTTTCAGTAAGGGATTCCAATTCAACTCGTAGCGGAAAACGACCTTGTAATTCAGGAATTAAATCGCTTGGTTTAGAAAGATGAAAAGCTCCTGCCGAAATGAAAAGAATGTGATCCGTTTTCACTTGCCCATATTTTGTATTAACAACACTACCTTCTACAATTGGTAGTAAATCTCGCTGAACACCCTCTTT includes:
- a CDS encoding hemagglutinin-like protein (PFAM: Hep_Hag); protein product: DINNDGKIDSNKFDSSALSQGDMFKSTYDTDNDGKVDVNKIDVSYTLPENDGGNGQFISTDGNGNLNWTTINQYTPTKNDTNIFLNSSNAEFLDGSNALAWGVGTKATGSISTIWGYDSNASGQISTAWGHETSSSGQTATAFGHKTEASGLVSTAWGNGTTGLGSASTVWGEGTYGIGNYSTAFGYQTEAIGMMATTWGQETKATQQNSTAWGNKTEASGLVSTAWGSETNASGQFSTAWGQDTNSSGALSTAWGSETNSTGTLTTAWGQYAKSTGFVSTAFGVSTKSSGYGSTAFGLGTEAVGTGTTAIGTFNTVNNTDALFVVGNGMGNTRSDAFEIDTSGNVRISGKLFVGGDEVSASGTSSSSTDRDTILNADTPTISGGNALAWGYQTTASGGISTAWGQTAKATGGLSTAFGLDSNASGLISTAWGMETNASGQTATAWGYRTKSRGQLSTTWGMETNASGNQATAWGTSNSAVGNSATAWGQDTKAIGGVSTTFGLGTYASSQGATAWGQNTKSTGEVSTTFGLETYASSQGATAWGQNTKSTGYFATAFGTNTKATADSSTAWGMETNSTNTASTSWGVRSVALKTGSTAWGQYSKADGNYSTAFGVGAKASGKVATAIGFKTNASEDFSTSIGYENNASGLTSIALGSNTEAKGLMAISSGVETKAIGNFSTAFGSGSRAFGDFSTAFGSETRAIGNFSMAWGGKTESSGDFSTAWGLETNASGYASTSFGVYTNAEGNYSTAFGFGSKANGIMATAWGLETNASQQSATAWGSKTKALGKLSTAFGSKTVASGDFATAWGGDSQAKGYNATAWGSGTLAEGNGSTTWGTRSKAYGVGATAWGKDTNASEEFATAWGLETNASGLVSTAWGKDTNASGVLSTTFGFATKAIGKIATAWGEQTIASGGTSTAWGEETNASGGLSTTFGFATNASGEGSTAWGSETNASGVLSTAWGSETNASGVLSTTFGFATKAIGKIATAWGEQTIASGGTSTAWGEETNASGGLSTTFGFATNASGEGSTAWGSETNASGYISTAFGRDAFASGYISTASGQDTVASGDLSTAFGLGTTASGDLSTAFGLGTTASGYNSTAFGQDTTASGEGSTAFGVRTKSNGEVSTTFGLGTTASGEGSTAFGIETLSTGYSSTAFGYGSVSDKSNMFSVGRYNNYSGLTDPLFVVGNGIGDEQGDRSNAFVVSGNGNVWVQNTVTQASDRRYKENIQPLENALKKVQGINGVFFDWKDKREENRSFGVIAQDVQKVLPELVHEDSHGYLSVSYSKMSALLVEAVKEQQEEIDEKNLEISELKEENKKLKENQEKIMKALQNLGIEF